The Theileria orientalis strain Shintoku DNA, chromosome 3, complete genome genome window below encodes:
- a CDS encoding uncharacterized protein (GTP-binding protein Obg/CgtA family protein), which yields MDKLVSSGIKKTATNITATSRPFVDIKQIKCIGGRGGNGALAFSKHGSHHLMGPGLPVGGRGGKGGSVFAEPVKRTGETVDFRSIPSVVVAKNGLNGKGSKINGNSGTDVILKMPVGTLIYKYEPVGIVENWRDVCKEWNKELIADIDSLNHERILLASGGLGGLGNNLKNPYESEDGKEPEENYYEIRLKLIADIGLLGLPNVGKSTLFSSVTRGSSKIGDYPFTTLAPYVGYIRYNDGRSISVVDLPGIVDASINNTFLQHLERVKLILYLIDPCNPTYGCIDNFNLLRLYRNQLTEHNLNEKPFVVVTTKMDIASKMSSVKADQLQQYVKISYIQQITMPVRIVSS from the exons ATGGATAAATTAGTTAGTTCTggaattaaaaaaacagCCACTAATATTACTGCAACATCTAGGCCATTCGTGGATATTAAACAGATTAAG tGTATTGGAGGTAGAGGAGGGAATGGAGCGTTGGCTTTCTCGAAGCACGGCTCTCATCACTTGATGGGACCAGGCCTCCCAGTTGGAGGAAGAGGCGGAAAAGGAGGTAGCGTTTTCGCTGAACCAGTGAAAAGGACAGGCGAAACAGTTGATTTTAGATCAATCCCCTCAGTGGTAGTGGCTAAAAATGGTTTAAACGGAAAG GGCAGTAAAATTAACGGAAATTCCGGGACAGATGTTATATTGAAGATGCCAGTTGGCACACTAATATATAAGTATGAGCCAGTGGGCATAGTCGAAAACTGGAGAGATGTGTGCAAAGAGTGGAACAAAGAGCTAATCGCAGACATAGATTCATTG AACCATGAAAGAATATTGTTAGCATCAGGAGGATTGGGAGGATTAGGGAACAAtttaaa GAACCCATATGAATCTGAAGATGGAAAGGAACCAGAGGAAAATTACTAT GAAATTAGACTCAAGTTAATAGCGGATATTGGCCTACTGGGACTCCCTAACGTGGGAAAATCTACTCTCTTTTCATCA GTGACCAGAGGTAGCAGTAAAATAGGGGACTATCCGTTTACGACCCTGGCACCATACGTAGGATACATAAGATACAACGACG GAAGGAGCATAAGTGTGGTTGACTTGCCGGGAATTGTGGACGCCAGTATAAATAACACGTTTTTACAGCACCTTGAGAGGGTTAAGCTCATTTTGTACCTAATTGACCCCTGTAATCCGACTTACGGGTGTATAGACAATTTTAACCTGTTAAGGT TGTACAGAAACCAACTGACTGAGCACAATTTGAATGAAAAGCCCTTTGTGGTCGTCACCACGAAAATGGATATAGCGTCAAAGATGTCATCAGTGAAGGCAGACCAGTTACAACAATACgtaaaaattagttatataCAGCAGATAACTATGCCAGTGCGTATTGTATCATCCTGA
- a CDS encoding uncharacterized protein (CMP/dCMP deaminase, zinc-binding domain containing protein), whose translation MGDFTDKEIEFFMKTALDEAKVALDREEVAVACIIVSKDTKQVVVSSSNATNLTYNSTWHCELEAINKLIEMEPNGHRSAADVHKLREFTSKFALFVTCEPCIMCTTALQLIGLTEVYYGCANEKFGGCGSVLSLHESNGDLPKMNCKGHIFSDEAIKLLQTFYSRGNPRGTHRAYNYFSAPKPSRKRKLT comes from the exons ATGGGAGATTTCACTGATAAGGAGATTGAATTTTTCATGAAAACAGCGCTCGATGaa GCTAAAGTTGCTTTAGATAGGGAGGAAGTCGCTGTCGCCTGTATTATAGTTTCGAAGGACACCAAACAGGTGGTCGTATCCTCTTCCAACGCCACCAACTTGACCTACAAT TCCACCTGGCACTGTGAGCTTGAGGCGATAAACAAGCTGATTGAGATGGAGCCTAATGGCCACAGGTCTGCAGCTGACGTCCACAAGTTGAGGGAGTTTACCTCCAAATTTGCTCTTTTCGTCACCTGTGAGCCTTGCATAATGTGCACAACTGCCTTGCAACTTATCG GCTTAACCGAGGTTTATTATGGATGCGCCAACGAGAAGTTCGGAGGCTGCGGGTCTGTGTTGTCTCTTCACGAAAG CAACGGAGATCTGCCTAAAATGAACTGCAAGGGCCACATATTTTCCGACGAGGCCATTAAGCTTCTTCAGACGTTCTACTCCCGGGGGAACCCTCGAGGTACTCACCGAGCTTATAACTATTTTTCAGCTCCCAAGCCCAGTAGAAAGAGGAAACTAACTTAA
- a CDS encoding uncharacterized protein (Snf7 family protein) → MGRFKLFNCFGKSKSATNAQILKLKAQRDDLDQQKTELEARLANFNDLCLKFLKENNRDQALFILKRKALVSKQLTVLEDFSFKILELISETETALMEADVNHNLEIGAKLLEEINKELQREELEAFSDSDKENLNELAASLGVVSRNFEVDDLELVQELDLLTSDLHTISYDHPSTRSTPKENPQFDLDLSRLKSLSQSNSVANTTNRSEAPAPAE, encoded by the exons ATGGGACgctttaaattatttaactGTTTCGGTAAATCAAAGTCTGCCACTAATGcccaaattttaaagttgaAGGCGCAGCGAG aTGATTTGGATCAACAAAAAACTGAGCTCGAGGCCCGGCTTGCTAATTTTAACgatttatgtttaaaatttctcAAAGAAAACAACAGAGACCAGgccttatttattttgaagAGGAAAGCTCTTGTTTCTAAGCAATTAACTGTGCTTGAGgatttttcatttaagATTCTTGAGCTCATTTCTGAAACTGAGACCGCACTT ATGGAGGCCGACGTCAATCATAACTTGGAAATTGGCGCCAAGCTGCTTGAGGAGATAAACAAGGAGCTGCAACGGGAGGAGTTGGAGGCCTTTTCCGACTCCGACAAGGAGAACTTAAACGAGCTTGCTGCGAGTCTCGGCGTCGTCAGTCGCAACTTTGAGGTTGACGACCTTGAGCTTGTTCAGGAGCTTGACCTTCTCACCAGCGACTTGCACACCATAAGCTACGACCACCCTTCCACCAGGTCCACTCCCAAGGAGAATCCTCAGTTTGACTTGGACTTGTCTCGTCTGAAGTCTCTTTCTCAGAGCAACAGTGTTGCCAACACCACCAACAGGTCCGAGGCCCCTGCTCCCGCTGAGTAA
- a CDS encoding uncharacterized protein (DNA/RNA helicase, DEAD/DEAH box type, N-terminal domain containing protein), giving the protein MNRNVHVNLIIQIIAILRICTIECGFINPKFEQKAFVTHFGSKFKNSEIGSTVIANLPFDPGGVQTTEEHVEDLKKVFLFNVAHKLKDGRKLLDSYTVPLSKQKLAVEHFNRYFAEGYEPKAKRLEEIISNFESTKSEISETVRSIQDVFLSEILGKYEYKEDITDQEALSRQVDLMYAADLMASYILLFTRKMVRRVLYKFIWTKFAFLDANKEYLCCNWIVNGGVHDTNLHKKFTLEELTNEDLINIIRLHKNYLTFVKVKSRRVLSMLDRSALLSIFQTILMRSIWAHYVHEPSSLSIEKPKRDEEEEKRPEEYVSLIEAEPEEEEEKGEQGYLDNIYEWMIRYRNKLNSSRNVKGINYLNSEEFDRLKESLSSMEKLLVETAPKPEYKSTKAGRTRVKTDEDSKRKELRQSLKALIEYYKDHLRTVSGIYGKIEERPRVEFLNNLVRYEKNVLLNMVVVYLSAIPELKQIRSKQTYLHYMTLSRITLVKLLYVALMRTNAAFVPLINHFYKYDFSFLSEEETRNLEEKMMRERKEIIEKNNFTLDTQDILIFDLDELEGLIDINAKVNRNMQRKWTRINRESKQVMTLGTRRTEEVIRSILKHPPHYKIVLQLLNENQYDNEVIKENIEYLNANSSTDEREESGGSEGGVEERAEENVHRMIRNKKMEVIVSLMKEDELNKMYYQFLQYVYPFNTMNPSEKYKEYLEDQELGDEEVQIENDNIIFSTLKGEVNEENINEMIYKCAKAEASRKYATQRESIISYLSKTVEENGKCETEDEEKMESDKEVEKVMKLSEKTDIELIEEAKKHVKMLEEDPRTLRIKMENCRSLGGRANVFTILPSGKKENYRNMTLRSMEEDDKGFEINNVVIRRKREEPRRYSNHIFDEGPREKIEKMEFGEDLVEKWTKLGLNENVANAAVSYIAHLYNERPISAMDDDYINSISGVGDYNNGGLDDMSKSSGLERISVEKRQVVQPPVRPSLIQMLSIPEMLKKERKNMVICGGVGSGKTLAYMLPILQKLKEHERWKLREPSSPRCIILAPTSELCDQIGKVVKELSHMVKISSETISKDCTAKVIKSKLKGLVDVVVAMPSKLHKYRKYMKLNQLRYVVIEEADCMLNEGFFPQVYSILQQTPNYSRLGRRSAEGGKQQVQIVQVASNISYLKFFESIQSSFKKVELYKHILDYYFSPLNKKKNETFVYNEKIIEDIVGSYKVVDEIGITRPRKGIRHITLINLLNERGQESEDRKIVIFCRKVKAAIAIDHYLNESGYEPITIHGEMPFKMRRRNFREFKKRRTSILVTTELMSRGLNLDADVVVLFDFPLNANDYIRKSSLLIHTPFLTHSPPLNTTPLLKGAQNQVLETGSSGLMEHGKARERQKICIGLIDKKDEVLSEAIRRSLMVDYFPLNKLSSRRKDYNHLTGTLKYLTQAGCYYKFMKHLRELKVEGTFDAEQMHKYLDRYRELVKEQFVNSFKKVKLRRVRICKRRRELMRKLKMLKKWNKAIRLKQRIISDLDRKKREKDYIYVGLTKDQRSCPPMKDLKKVRYELLKLKLLKGSNNEKILKRSQNQICKFINRLQTKLVERLHLRSKLQDQPQQVSIFEQVKDKLELIRSEDRNKNVRRICSLV; this is encoded by the exons atgaaCAGAAATGTTcatgtaaatttaatcattcAGATTATCGCAATATTAAGAATTTGTACCATAGAATGCGGATTTATAAACCCGAAATTT GAACAAAAAGCGTTCGTTACACATTTCGGAAGTAAATTCAAGAACAGTGAAATTGGATCGACAGTTATCGCAAACCTGCCCTTTGACCCGGGAGGAGTGCAAACAACGGAAGAGCACGTGGAAGATTTGAAAAAAGTGTTTCTGTTCAACGTGGCCCATAAGTTGAAGGACGGAAGAAAACTTTTGGACTCATACACAGTTCCACTGAGTAAACAGAAGCTGGCAGTAGAACACTTTAACAGATATTTCGCAGAAGGATACGAACCGAAGGCCAAAAGATTGGAGGAAATAATAAGTAACTTTGAGTCAACCAAGAGTGAAATAAGTGAAACGGTGAGAAGCATACAAGATGTGTTTCTGTCGGAGATTTTGggaaaatatgaatataaagAGGACATTACAGACCAGGAAGCGCTCTCGAGGCAAGTGGACTTGATGTATGCCGCGGACCTGATGGCCTCATACATACTGCTGTTTACGAGGAAGATGGTCAGAAGGGTCCTATACAAGTTCATATGGACCAAATTCGCATTTTTAGACGCAAATAAGGAGTACCTGTGCTGCAACTGGATAGTAAACGGAGGAGTACACGACACGAACCTGCACAAAAAATTTAccctggaggagctgacAAACGAGGACCTGATAAACATAATAAGACTCCACAAAAACTACCTGACCTTCGTAAAGGTTAAGTCGAGAAGAGTGCTGAGCATGCTGGATAGAAGCGCACTGCTGTCGATATTTCAGACAATACTGATGAGGTCAATATGGGCACACTACGTGCACGAGCCGTCAAGTCTATCAATAGAGAAGCCGAAGAGAgatgaggaagaggaaaaaaGGCCGGAAGAATACGTGAGCCTGATTGAAGCGGAACctgaggaggaagaagagaaagGAGAACAGGGGTACCTGGACAACATATACGAGTGGATGATAAGATatagaaataaattaaacagtaGCAGAAACGTGAAAGGAATCAACTACCTAAACAGCGAGGAGTTTGATCGCCTGAAGGAATCACTGAGCTCAatggagaagctgctggtggaAACGGCGCCGAAACCGGAATATAAATCGACAAAAGCAGGAAGAACAAGAGTAAAGACGGACGAAGATAGCAAGAGGAAGGAGCTGAGGCAGAGCCTAAAGGCACTAATAGAGTACTACAAGGACCACTTGAGGACAGTAAGCGGAATATACGGAAAAATAGAGGAAAGGCCGAGAGTGGAATTCCTGAATAACCTAGTGCGCTACGAAAAAAATGTCCTTCTGAACATGGTGGTGGTGTACCTGTCAGCAATACCGGAGCTTAAGCAGATAAGAAGCAAGCAAACGTACCTACACTACATGACACTCAGCAGAATAACGCtggtgaagctgctgtATGTTGCACTTATGAGGACGAACGCAGCATTTGTGCCACTGATAAACCACTTCTACAAATACGACTTCAGCTTCCTAAGCGAGGAGGAGACGAGGAACCTGGAAGAGAAGATGATGAGGGAAAGaaaagaaataatagaaaaaaacaacttcACGCTCGACACACAA GACatattgatatttgacTTGGACGAATTGGAAGGGCTGATAGATATAAATGCAAAAGTAAATAGGAATATGCAGAGAAAATGGACGAGAATAAATAGAGAGTCTAAGCAAGTGATGACACTGGGAACGAGAAGAACAGAAGAAGTTATTAGATCTATTTTGAAGCATCCACCGCATTATAAGATAGTACTGCAGTTGTTGAATGAAAATCAATATGATAATGAAGTAATAAAGGAAAATATAGAATACCTTAATGCAAACAGTAGTACAGATgaaagagaagaaagtgGAGGATCAGAAGGAGGCGTGGAAGAAAGAGCGGAAGAGAATGTTCATAGAATGATAAGAAATAAGAAAATGGAAGTAATAGTGAGTTTGATGAAAGAAGATGAATTGAACAAAATGTACTACCAGTTCCTGCAATACGTGTACCCATTTAACACAATGAACCCATCAGAAAAATATAAGGAGTATTTGGAAGATCAGGAACTGGGAGATGAAGAAGTGCAAATAGAAAAcgataacataatattcaGTACCCTGAAAGGAGAAGTGAATGAagaaaacataaatgaaATGATATACAAGTGCGCAAAAGCAGAAGCAAGTAGAAAGTACGCAACACAAAGAGAAAGTATAATATCATATCTATCGAAAACAGTGGAAGAGAATGGAAAGTGTGAAAcagaagatgaagaaaaaatggaatcgGACAAGGAAGTTGAAAAAGTAATGAAATTGTCAGAAAAAACGGATATAGAGTTGATAGAGGAGGCGAAGAAGCACGTAAAGATGCTAGAAGAGGATCCGAGAACActtagaataaaaatggaaaactGCAGGTCATTAGGAGGAAGAGCAAACGTGTTTACAATACTGCCGTCCggaaaaaaggaaaactACAGAAATATGACACTGCGAAGCATGGAAGAAGACGATAAAGGGTTTGAAATCAATAACGTGGTGATTAGGAGGAAAAGAGAAGAGCCAAGAAGATATAGCAATCACATATTTGATGAAGGACCTagagaaaaaatagaaaaaatggaattcGGAGAAGATTTAGTGGAAAAGTGGACTAAGCTGGGCCTGAACGAGAACGTGGCGAACGCAGCAGTGTCATACATTGCACACCTGTACAACGAACGGCCAATCAGTGCCATGGATGACGACTACATTAACAGCATCAGTGGTGTGGGTGACTATAATAACGGTGGCCTGGATGACATGAGTAAAAGTAGTGGCCTTGAGAGAATATCTGTGGAAAAAAGACAAGTGGTTCAGCCACCAGTGAGGCCAAGCCTAATACAGATGCTAAGTATACCGGAGATGCTGAAAAAGGAAAGGAAAAACATGGTGATATGCGGAGGAGTGGGAAGTGGAAAGACGCTGGCGTACATGCTGCCAATACtgcagaagctgaaggagcacGAAAGGTGGAAGCTGAGAGAGCCGTCGTCACCAAGGTGTATAATACTGGCGCCAACGTCGGAGCTGTGCGACCAGATAGGTAAAGTGGTGAAGGAGCTGTCACACATGGTGAAGATCTCGTCGGAAACAATCTCGAAGGACTGCACAGCGAAGGTGATAAAGAGTAAGCTTAAGGGGCTGGTGGACGTAGTAGTGGCAATGCCGTCAAAACTGCATAAGTATAGAAAGTATATGAAGCTGAATCAGCTGAGGTACGTGGTGATAGAGGAGGCAGACTGTATGCTTAACGAAGGGTTCTTTCCACAAGTGTACTCAATACTGCAGCAAACACCGAACTATAGTCGACTAGGAAGAAGGAGCGCAGAAGGAGGGAAGCAGCAAGTTCAGATAGTGCAGGTGGCGTCGAATATAAGTTATCTGAAGTTCTTCGAGTCAATACAATCGTCGTTCAAGAA AGTGGAGTTgtataaacacatactgGATTACTACTTTTCGCCACTCaataagaagaaaaatgAGACATTTGTGTACAATgagaaaataatagaagATATAGTGGGAAGTTACAAGGTAGTAGATGAGATAGGAATAACGAGACCAAGAAAGGGGATCAGGCACAT AACACTGATAAACCTGCTCAA CGAAAGGGGCCAAGAGAGTGAGGATAGGAAGATAGTGATATTCTGCAGAAAGGTAAAGGCAGCGATAGCAATAGACCACTACTTGAACGAGTCGGGATACGAGCCAATAACAATACACGGAGAGATGCCGTTTAAAATGAGGAGGAGGAACTTTAGAGAGTTTAAGAAGAGGAGAACGTCGATTCTGGTAACGACGGAGCTGATGAGCAGAGGACTTAACCTGGACGCAGACGTAGTGGTACTGTTCGACTTTCCACTCAACGCAAACGACTACATAAGGAAGTCGTCACTGTTGATACACACGCCGTTTTTAACACACAGTCCACCGCTAAATACTACGCCGTTACTAAAAGGCGCTCAGAATCAGGTATTAGAAACGGGTTCATCAGGCTTAATGGAGCACGGAAAGGCGAGAGAGAGGCAAAAGATATGCATAGGATTGATAGATAAGAAGGACGAAGTGCTGAGCGAAGCAATAAGAAGAAGTTTGATGGTGGACTACTTTCCACTCAATAAACTGAGCAGCAGAAGGAAGGACTACAATCACCTGACGGGAACGCTGAAGTACCTGACGCAGGCAGGATGCTACTATAAGTTCATGAAGCACCTGAGAGAGCTGAAGGTGGAAGGAACGTTCGACGCGGAGCAAATGCacaagtacctggacaGGTACAGAGAACTCGTGAAGGAGCAGTTTGTAAACAGCTTCAAAAAGGTTAAGCTGAGAAGAGTAAGAATATGTaaaaggagaagagagCTGATGCGAAAGCTGAagatgctgaagaagtGGAACAAGGCAATAAGGCTGAAGCAGAGAATCATATCGGACCTGGACAGGAAAAAGAGAGAAAAGGACTACATATACGTGGGCCTCACGAAGGACCAGAGAAGCTGCCCGCCGatgaaggacctgaagaaggtgcgCTACGAactgctgaagctgaagctgctgaagggCTCAAACAACGAAAAGATACTCAAGAGGTCGCAGAACCAAATATGCAAGTTCATAAACAGGCTGCAgacgaagctggtggagaGATTGCACCTGCGCTCGAAGCTGCAGGACCA GCCGCAGCAGGTGAGCATATTCGAGCAGGTGAAGGACAAGCTGGAGCTGATAAGGAGCGAGGACAGAAACAAGAACGTGCGAAGAATATGCTCACTGGTGTAA
- a CDS encoding uncharacterized protein (ribonuclease P/MRP, POP1 domain containing protein) yields MVSNQNSNIFSGKQPGDVNKLEIINVKKFLQSRHQEIDEMFEILKKNDKQERVFQKLPFVMRRRAMSHNPFKIPKNIRIHILREMTKNAPKASKRIKKNKRKKLNRLEEYQKRYQKNKWLETHLYHAKRFKMDSVWGYRLALTPTQKSKRRFLRYLKQRCVIHDRSYLEVLSVTGEMKDLKNGFKHVFSDYYLMFQKVYTSGNLRGSCFCYSRRNEPSVDTNKDHMDVDGQNSDKFFEVNDEYELIGPVNYLWVPEKDSEETRTIWLFVHPVSISQLFSILSQNKELKVDQVNNLVKFELFGPLSLMALKSVLKVDVNYSECNRMWHSLDYSRFNIGNSLTLPLFISVPKAHGNCKLSSWGPNKLNESAESVILEPDQSKLSSERLQFYEYKSTPAQVNVNNLLRTRRRKDYSKLVEKLLESLSSTSSRSADKVKQKDDSSDLGEPKIPILVIFRNTQPFGIDVLMPSNSNASQLWVLLNRHGCLSFGLHERQLMMNHYQVCSFPEDFPETELGERYYNDLLRSEMVKYILRPANKRVNYSFLGVNNAFVLPVNLNEQTLNFTLDLQELKNFRSSQGSLFKSRHLLLSSLCSGLYHFPTNEDFKVLRPTNFPYNKHNVYVQRLLDQTLELLGKNRENKGEGTSEPGLNLKLGSDYYVAVKLSSFKGALNLLSRLHKAEPNDLKTIPPEDLKRILNRNFTLTSYMRIKEPFHDEFKLSNLKAMLHTKNSKTLDQALVQRVLAEINTRGIKNSREMIGFVTSKGLHPNAHLYSDTVSSGVGLVKLDALLGSVYNTLSVLGGERAQNSFAT; encoded by the exons ATGGTTTCCAACCAAAATTCTAATATATTCTCCGGGAAACAGCCCGGAGATGTGAATAAGTTGgaaattattaatgttaaaaaattccTTCAATCTCGACACCAGGAAATCGATGAAATGTTTGAGATACTGAAGAAGAATGATAAACAGGAGAGGGTATTTCAAAAGTTGCCTTTTGTAATGAGGAGAAGGGCCATGTCGCACAATCCGTTTAAGATTCCAAAAAATATTCGCATACACATCCTCAGAGAAATGACCAAAAATGCTCCCAAG GCCTCTAAAaggattaaaaaaaataaaaggaagaagttgaATAGGTTAGAGGAATATCAGAAGAGGTACCAGAAGAACAAGTGGCTTGAAACGCACCTGTATCACGCAAAAAGGTTTAAAATGGATAGCGTTTGGGGGTACAGGCTGGCGCTAACGCCTACACAGAAGTCTAAAAGGCGCTTTTTACGTTACCTGAAACAGAGATGTGTAATTCATGATCGGTCCTATTTGGAGGTTTTGTCAGTCACAGGAGAGATGAAAGACCTGAAAAATGGGTTCAAGCACGTGTTTTCAGACTACTATCTGATGTTTCAAAAAGTTTACACTTCTGGCAATTTAAGGGGCTCATGTTTCTGCTATTCACGAAGAAATGAGCCGTCTGTTGATACCAACAAAGATCACATGGATGTGGATGGACAGAATTCTGACAAATTCTTTGAAGTGAACGACGAATATGAATTGATAGGAccagtaaattatttatggGTCCCCGAAAAAG ACTCGGAGGAGACGAGAACGATTTGGTTATTTGTTCATCCAGTATCTATATCGCAACTGTTCAGTATTTTATCGCAAAACAAGGAGCTTAAAGTTGACCAG gtTAACAACCTGGTCAAATTTGAACTTTTTGGGCCGTTGTCACTTATGGCACTGAAAAGTGTGCTAAAGGTTGACGTAAACTATTCTGAGTGCAATCGAATGTGGCACTCGCTGGACTACAGTCGGTTCAATATTGGCAATTCGCTAACATTGCCACTGTTTATCAGCGTTCCCAAAGCGCATGGAAACTGTAAACTATCATCCTGGGGGCCAAACAAGTTAAATGAAAGCGCTGAATCTGTAATTTTAGAGCCAGATCAGTCTAAATTGAGCAGTGAAAGACTGCAGttttatgaatataaatcCACACCTGCACAAGTCAACGTTAACAATCTCCTTAGAACCAGGAGAAGGAAAGACTATTCTAAATTAGTGGAAAAGTTATTGGAATCTCTATCGAGTACTTCTAGCAGGTCGGCAGATAAAGTTAAACAGAA AGACGATAGCAGTGATTTAGGAGAACCtaaaataccaatattGGTGATATTTAGGAACACACAGCCGTTTGGAATAGATGTGCTAATGCCGTCCAATAGCAATGCAAGTCAACTATGGGT ACTGTTGAATCGTCATGGATGTCTGAGTTTCGGATTACACGAGAGGCAACTTATGATGAACCACTACCAAGTGTGTTCGTTTCCAGAGGATTTCCCGGAAACTGAGCTCGGCGAACGCTATTACAATGATTTATTGAG GAGTGAAATGGTTAAGTACATTCTGAGGCCTGCGAACAAGAGGGTCAACTACTCCTTTTTGGGGGTGAACAACGCCTTTGTGTTGCCAGTAAACTTGAACGAGCAGACGCTCAATTTCACACTCGACCTCCAGGAACTTAAGAACTTTAGGAGCTCTCAGGGCTCGCTTTTTAAATCCAGGCATCTTCTTCTTAGTTCGTTGTGCTCAG GCCTGTATCATTTTCCCACCAACGAGGACTTCAAAGTGTTACGACCAACGAATTTCCCCTACAACAAGCACAACGTTTACGTCCAGAGACTACTGGATCAAACGCTTGAACTTCTGGGGAAGAACAGAGAAAACAAAGGTGAGGGCACATCGGAGCCCGGACTTAATCTTAAATTGGGAAGTGACTACTATGTCGCCGTGAAATTAAGCTCATTCAAGGGAGCTTTGAACCTCCTGAGTAGGCTACACAAGGCAGAGCCGAATGACCTGAAAACAATTCCCCCtgaggacctgaagaggaTTTTAAACAGGAACTTTACGCTGACGAGCTACATGAGGATAAAGGAGCCGTTTCATGATGAGTTCAAATTGTCGAACCTGAAGGCCATGCTACACACCAAAAACTCGAAAACCTTGGACCAAGCCTTGGTTCAGAGGGTTTTGGCCGAGATAAACACGAGAGGCATTAAAAATTCGAGGGAAATGATCGGCTTCGTAACTTCAAAAGGTTTACACCCAAATGCTCACCTTTATTCAGACACCGTTAGCTCCGGGGTGGGCCTTGTAAAACTGGACGCGCTACTGGGTAGTGTTTACAACACACTATCTGTTTTGGGAGGTGAGAGGGCACAAAATTCATTTGCAACTTAG